The Chitinispirillum alkaliphilum genome contains the following window.
TGTAAAAAACGTGATATCTGTAACCCGCTTCACCCCAGAAAACCTGTAATAAAACTTAATCTACACTCCAAAAATATTCCTGAAACAACCTTTGAAACGATAAAATCCAAATAGATTCTTTCTGTCTTTTTACTCAAAAACTATTTTTAGTCTGGAATAACATAAAAATTTGTGTCTCCGGCAACGTTTTTTTAAAACCGAAAACCTGTAAATTAAGGACGTACCAATGTCAGAAAAAATTAAAATCGCCATCATCGGTTATGGAAATGTTGGCCGTGGTGTACGCTCTGCGGTAAAAGCAAACCCCGATATGGAACTCTCTCTTATTCTCTCCCGTTCTCCCCAACGGGTGGAAAAGGAAGTAACCGACGTGTCCGTACGGCATGTTGATGATCTCGAGGCGTTAAAAGAGTGTTCCGTGGCAATTCTCTGCGGAGGATCAAAAAATGATCTTCCCGTACAGGGCCCTCATTTTGCCGCCAATATCAACACCGTGGACAGCTATGACAACCACAGCTGCATTCCAGACTATTTCAGCAAAATGAACCCGGTTTCAAAAGAAAACAACACAGTGTCGGTGATTTCCACAGGCTGGGATCCGGGAACATTTTCTCTTGAGCGGGTGTTGGGAAACGCCTTTCTTCCCGGCACAAAAACCTATGGGTTCTACGGTGTATCCAAAAAGGGTGGATTGAGCATGGGCCACTCCGATGCCCTGCGCACTATTGACGGTGTTGCTGACGCACGCCAATACACCCACGCCATCCCCGAAGCCATCGAGCGGGTCCGCCGTGGAGAAAACCCCGACCTGAAACCGGAGGAGATGCACTGGCGGGAATGCTATGTAGTTCTAAAAGAGGGGGCTGATGCTGAAAAAGTCGAAAAGGAAATTACAACCATGCCCGCTTATTTTGCCCCATACAAAACAAAGGTACACTTTATCAGCGCCGAGGAACTGGCCAAAAACCACGCCGGTTTTCCCCACGGTGGCATGGTAATCGGGGCCGGTTCTCTGGGAGATGGAAACAACGGTACAATAGAATATAGTAATACCTGGGATAGTAATCCCGCTGCCACTGCAAGCATTCTTGTGGCCCATGCCCGGGCGGCCCATCGCCTTGCCAAAGAAAAAAAATACGGCGCCTATACCATTTTAGATATTCCCCCGGCTTATTTTTCTCCCAAAACTCATGACGAACTCCTCGCGGAATTTCTTTAGGAAACCATATGAACAAAACAACAATAGGACAAAACAAACTGCCTGTACATGCTTTACAGGAATGCATCAGCCGTGGAAAAACCCCCTTCTATCTGTATGACCAGAAGATACTTCGCCAGCGGTGCAGCATGCTGATGAACATGCCCAACGCCTTCGGCATATTTCCCCGGTATGCCATGAAGGCAAACTCAAGCCGAGCGATTTTGCAGGAGATTTGCGCCGCCGGTCTCGGAATTGATGCCAGTTCTTTCAACGAAGTACGGCGCGCCCTTCTTGCGGGTATTTCCGTGGAAAAAATCCTCCTTACCACCCAGGAAACCCCCGTGGGAGAAGATCTTTCTGCGCTGGCAGAGCAGATTGAAGCGGGCCTGCGCTATAATATCTGCTCCCTGCGTCAGCTGGAAAACATCACCCCGAGAATCTCCCCTCAAAAGCGAAAATTCTCCATTCGTGTTCACCCGGGAGTGGGTTCGGGAGAATCGGTCAGCCGCAATACGGGAGACAAATACTCCTGCTTCGGTGTGCACCTTAGTGATGTTGCTGCGGTGGTGAACCGTGCAGAAGAGCTGAATGCGGTGTTTGATCAGGTCCATGTGCATATCGGATCCGGGGGAGACCCCGCCGTCTGGGAAGAAAACATTGACCGCGAACTGGGATTTATCGAAAAATACTTTCCCAAGGCAAAACGGGTAAATTTTGGCGGTGGCTTCCGTGAAGCCCGCATGCCTCGCGAAGTTCCCGCAGATGTAGAAAAACTAGGACAGACAGCTAAAAAAAAGGTGGAGGATTTTTATAGAAAAACCGGCCGAAAGCTTATAACCGAAGTGGAACCGGGAAATTTCATCGTCACCAACAGTGGTTATCTGGTCACCCGGGTCTCCGATATCAAGCAAACCGGCCCTGAGGGATTTACTTTTATTCTCCTTGATGGCGGAATGGAGGTTAACCTGCGTCCACTTCTGTACGGAGGACAACATCCCTTTTATATTCTGGGAAAAAAGGGCGATGTACGCTTTGATGAGTTTGCCCCGCCGACCGATAAAAAGGAACTTGAAGAGCTTATCGTAGTGGGCCGATGCTGTGAAAGCGGTGACTCCTACACCCTGGACAAACACCATACCATTGTTCCACGAAAAATGGTGCGCCCCGGCGTGGACGACTATCTTATCGTGGGAGGTGTGGGAGCATACTGTTCCAGTATGACCCCTTTTAACTACAACTCCCATGAACAGATTGCGGAATATCTTGTAACAGAAGATGGATCGTGTCACTGTATCCGCTCTCAGCAAAGTCTCGCGCAGATTGTACAGAATGAACACTCCCTGTAAGGTGTTCACGATTGTAATAAGCCACCAGAGGAGGGCAGGAATCACAAGCAGTTTTGATCGTAAAAACTGTAATCCAATCCCGACTTTTTGCCCCAATCGGCAACCGTCAGCGGAGCGGTAGTAACTAAGATGGGGGTTGTGATCGTGCAATTCCCACCTTCCACTTGCCTCAATGCTTGACTCCCGACTATAAGTCGGGAGTCATGGTACCGCCGCATGAATCGACAAGCTCAACACTGGTGTCATTCGGCATTTTCGGAGCTATGGGGTGTCCGGTTCCGGCATGCCGGTAACGGAATATTGCGCTGAAGTTTTTTTCTCAGGCATGTCCCTTTGTTTATTCGAGTAATGACCGTAGTAGTCCGAATGCTTTCGGGAGTGTTCGCCCTTATTGTCACTCCGTTCTTAACCATATGGTATTCCGCTGGCTTCGCCACTTTTTCTATTGTGTCTTTTGTGGTTTTGAGATATGCTCCCGTGACTTCAGCCGATTTAGCGGGTCTTATAGCTCATAGTTGCGTGGTATACCTCTCATAAGCGTTTCACCCGAAAGCGGAAATGGTATACATTTAGCGTGAGATCACGGTACAGTATCTTGCCATCTTTGTTGAGGGAAACCATACATGAAAACGGGCATCTGGCGATATACTCGATAAGCCGTTGTTTCTCTTCTCAGGGGTTCCGCAGCTTTACATGACTGACTTGTCTCTATGCTCAACACGCACAGAATTATCGACACTAAAACAAAACTCCGGAGTTATGTTTAAGTGTTCAATTTTTGTATGGTTTAATGATGGATTGCAGACCAGAAGCGTGTATCACATTATCAGCGATACATATTATTTTTCGCATTTGACCAGATTCTCATTAAGATTACAAAGAGGATATAGCATGACAAGAATTTGGTATTTTTATTTACAAAGTCTCCTACCCCGCTTATACGCGATATATATTACCTAAACTTAACACATTGAGAAATCCTATTTTCAAACACACAAATCAAACACAGATCATTGCCTATGACTATTCTCCACAAAGACCTCGACTGGAGTGTGCGGTCAAATTCTGTAAAGAAAAGAGACGCCCAAAAGAGTGTACCTCCAGAGGATACTCCTCCCAAATTTGTAACCGGCGTGGAAAACGACGAGCCTCAGCACAAGGAAAAGCCTCAGGCCGAAGTCAGGCTCATCTCAGCTGAGTGGAAACCGGGAACAAAGGGGTTTACCTACAATGAGAAATGTTTTGTAGAAGTCAAGGCGGAATATCTCAAAAAAAACATCAGAGCAAAGGTCAGGGGCGACCTCTTTGGTATCTATGATGGTCAGGAGCATGATCTTCTTCACGAGGTAACAGGGTTTATCGGCGATGACGGTATTGCTCTTATGGAGATAAAGCATCTGTGGTTTATCGATGACCACTACTTTACATGGCAGAAGGATAAGAGTACTCCGTGTCAGTATAAAGTGAAAAAACATTTCCCATTCACGGGGGGAGAATGTGATTGAGAGTG
Protein-coding sequences here:
- a CDS encoding diaminopimelate dehydrogenase, producing MSEKIKIAIIGYGNVGRGVRSAVKANPDMELSLILSRSPQRVEKEVTDVSVRHVDDLEALKECSVAILCGGSKNDLPVQGPHFAANINTVDSYDNHSCIPDYFSKMNPVSKENNTVSVISTGWDPGTFSLERVLGNAFLPGTKTYGFYGVSKKGGLSMGHSDALRTIDGVADARQYTHAIPEAIERVRRGENPDLKPEEMHWRECYVVLKEGADAEKVEKEITTMPAYFAPYKTKVHFISAEELAKNHAGFPHGGMVIGAGSLGDGNNGTIEYSNTWDSNPAATASILVAHARAAHRLAKEKKYGAYTILDIPPAYFSPKTHDELLAEFL
- a CDS encoding Diaminopimelate decarboxylase, with the protein product MLMNMPNAFGIFPRYAMKANSSRAILQEICAAGLGIDASSFNEVRRALLAGISVEKILLTTQETPVGEDLSALAEQIEAGLRYNICSLRQLENITPRISPQKRKFSIRVHPGVGSGESVSRNTGDKYSCFGVHLSDVAAVVNRAEELNAVFDQVHVHIGSGGDPAVWEENIDRELGFIEKYFPKAKRVNFGGGFREARMPREVPADVEKLGQTAKKKVEDFYRKTGRKLITEVEPGNFIVTNSGYLVTRVSDIKQTGPEGFTFILLDGGMEVNLRPLLYGGQHPFYILGKKGDVRFDEFAPPTDKKELEELIVVGRCCESGDSYTLDKHHTIVPRKMVRPGVDDYLIVGGVGAYCSSMTPFNYNSHEQIAEYLVTEDGSCHCIRSQQSLAQIVQNEHSL